From the genome of Brassica oleracea var. oleracea cultivar TO1000 chromosome C4, BOL, whole genome shotgun sequence:
CACGGTTCTTGACCTCGTATCCACCGGACCGGAGGACGGAACCGGCGCTCCTCCCCTCACTGGACTCAGCTCGGCCGTCCGCACATCGTTGCTCTCACATCGCCGTTAGTCTGTTTCACCGGAGCGTCATCTCAATCCTCTACGCTGAGGTGGGCCAACAAAGGTTGGTTATGGGTTTCATAAGCCCATCAGTTTTTAATTGTAACATTCTCAGTCCAGTTTCACAGCCCACTAAGAAGTGGGGGATCTTGGTCTATTTAGCCATTTTTCTGGAAATTTTTGGTGGGTTCACCAAGGTTTTTACGGAAACGAATTTGCACTCATTGGATCATTTCATAACTTTTCATTTACCGGTGGGCTCACCGGGACCATCATTATCATCATTTGCTTTCTTTTTAAGGAGTGATCTCCCTCCAATTCTATGGAGGTGTTTATCCATATCTATAACCGTCTTGCAATCTTGTGGAGCGGTCTGTTCGGGGAAGCGGTTTGTTCGGGGCCTAAAAATGCGGCGGGATTCATTTCGACGAGTTTCCGAGGTTCGGATTGGATGTTAACGTCACAATTTAAGGTGACTATCTCTCTGCTATCTGACCATGTCGGGAAGGCTACACTGACGCATTCAAGCACCATCTTGAGTTCGCTGTCATCTTCTTCTTTTGAAGATCTATCCTTGTTATCTTATGTTGTTGTAGTTGATGTTTTCAATCAAAGAGGATGGACAATTCCCTCTATCATTTGTAATCAAGCAAGTTGAAGTTAATGAAAAAGTTGTGTTTCAAAAAAAAAGTTTCAAACTATCACAAAAATAATTTTATTTTGTGTGTCATTGCAGTAAGACAAGTAAATGGCACGCAGACAATTACTCTCAAATCAGTAGAGATCTAAAACACCAAATCATAGGATAACCACATTGATGATTAATAAAGTTTACTGAAAGTAATATTACTTGAACTGTTGAACATATTGTATAAAAGTATATACTAATTGATCTGAATATATGAAAGAGCTCTGGCTCATTTCTTCTACTTGAGTGTACTGCTTGGAGTAACCTGAAATAAAAGGGTTAAGAAAATGAATCACAAAAAGCATGATGATATTGGTCAATGGGTTCAGGATTTAACCTTAGCATGCTGCATGGTGACTAAGACTTGCATCCACAAGATGAATATGACGTATTTGATCATCATATTCATACTAGATAGCTCACTTTTTTTGGTGGTGCTCTTTAGTCATACTAGATAGCTCAAATGGATGATCTGCTCAAACAACCTTATAAGGATGATAATTTATAGAGTTAAAGGAAGCTGAGTTTATTAATTAAAGTTCCTAATACTGATCCTTGGACAATTTTGGGTCAGGTAAATTTAGGTCACTCTCATTCATCTCGTATCATTTGATTTCGTGTCCTTCTTTGTTTCTTTTCTGTAGAGTTTTTGGTGGTTTCTGTGCAGGTACATCGCCTCAAGCCAACCAATTGGCAAAGCCTGCACAGCAGATGATGTGTATGAAGCCGGTTATCCTCCTGATGGAAGAGATTCTCTCAAGACATTCAGATTGTTCGTGATTACTTACCTGTCTCTGTTGGAGAGAGATCATGGGATCCTATTTTAGCTCCTGGATCAGCAACGCGTATTAGTCCGCTCTTCTTAAGTGCTGTGAGATTAGTTGAATAGTGTGCAGTCTTGGGTGCAAACTTTTGGCTCTGATATTTTGGTATATGGCCAGACAGTAAGATTCATATATTTAATACTAAAACATGTTTTGAGTCTCCAAGATTCACAACAATACTAGGCCTTCAAACTCACCAACTTTGCCATAACAATCTTTTTTTGAATCATTAACACCAAGACAGATCCTCGGCTTTCGCCTAAACGTGGTACTAATTTTTTGGAATTGAAATTGTAAACTAAGAACAAACGGAAAGTAAAAGGATAAACAGAAAATTGAATATGCATTAATATTTTAAACTAGAGAAAGTTTTTCACAGATGCAGTTACAAATCAAAGCATAAAAAGAAAACTAAAACGATAACTACATAGAGTCAATCCCTTGCTGCTGCCAGATGAGTTTCAAATCTTCACTTGCTCTCTTGAGTTGAAGGCCCTTCTCCTAGGATCAATTTCTGCCACAACCAAAACTCTTGTGAATGCTGTCGGAGGGAAGTGTCGCCATCCGGAGAAGAGAGCAAAACCTTATATCCACGGCTGGCCATGAAACTCAAAGAAGTGTCAAACTTCTTATCACCAGATATGAGGAGAAGATAACAAGGAGGTGGATGATTGAAATTAAGAATCATCATCTCCCGTGCTAAAATCGCATGAACTCTCGTATATTCATCATCCTCTTCATGGTTGCAACGTGGAAAACTTTTCCGACAGGCGTCGCAAGTTACTTCTCTTGATGGAACGTTGAAAGTTTTAACACGGTCATCCTTGTCGAGAATCTGGTACCTAGCTTCAGCGTCTGCTTCGTTGATGTCTAACATGTAGAGATCACCAGAAGCCACCACGGTGTTGATGGTCAGAGCAGGATCAAGCGTCTGTAATCTTTGTTGGATTTTAGTAAACAGAGTTGACATGTCGTATCCAGAGGGAAGCAGGGCGTTGTTCCAATCCCATATGACATGTACATTTTTAGATTTAAGTCTAAGTGTTGCCTCGTCATCATCATGAGCTTTAGGTTTAGGTTTCATCTCAAAACGCGGAAGGGGATCACCGTTAAATTTGGTAGCCATGATGGATGATGAAAGACAAATCGAATTTTGGGAGAGGCAAGAAGAAGATGCACAAAAGTGTTTAGGGCTCGAGAACTTTTTATCACACAATCTTTTATTGGAAGAATGTGGAGCACACCTCTCTATTTATAAACACACTTGAGATAATTCAAGCTTCCAATTTCTTTTTTGAAAAGAAAAGGAAATTAACATATATATTTTTTGTCTGCTAAAAGGAAACTTAGTATACGTTTCCTTTATCAGATAATCGACGGAGAAAAGGAAACTTAACACATATTTCCAATTTCCTTTCATAGATGTTGTGTTCCTCTAGTAACCAACGAAGAACAAAACAAAAATAATTCCTCTCTCCTTCTCACGAGAAAACAATTTGATACGATGAATCACTGCTTTTCACTTTATCGACGTTGAATCACTTATAGCCGTGATCCTCGTCCTTATCTTTGCAGTGCGTCGTCACGAACACCAAACCAGAAACTGTTATTCTCTCTCTCACCTCCTTTTCACTGAGAACTCTCATCGACTCGTGTCGCCGACAAGTCTGTTAAGTGATTTTCATAAATTATATTTCATTTCGTGTTTTAAAATCCTTATGTTAAGAAATAACTTATAATTTATAGTATCGAGAAATTTAAATAAGAGTAGAATTTGATACCCGTAGGAAGCAAATAACACTAGTATAAGGGAGAGAGTTTATTATAAGNNNNNNNNNNNNNNNNNNNNNNNNNNNNNNNNNNNNNNNNNNNNNNNNNNNNNNNNNNNNNNNNNNNNNNNNNNNNNNNNNNNNNNNNNNNNNNNNNNNNNNNNNNNNNNNNNNNNNNNNNNNNNNNNNNNNNNNNNNNNNNNNNNNNNNNNNNNNNNNNNNNNNNNNNNNNNNNNNNNNNNNNNNNNNNNNNNNNNNNNNNNNNNNNNNNNNNNNNNNNNNNNNNNNNNNNNNNNNNNNNNNNNNNNNNNNNNNNNNNNNNNNNNNNNNNNNNNNNNNNNNNNNNNNNNNNNNNNNNNNNNNNNNNNNNNNNNNNNNNNNNNNNNNNNNNNNNNNNNNNNNNNNNNNNNNNNNNNNNNNNNNNNNNNNNNNNNNNNNNNNNNNNNNNNNNNNNNNNNNNNNNNNNNNNNNNNNNNNNNNNNNNNNNNNNNNNNNNNNNNNNNNNNNNNNNNNNNNNNNNNNNNNNNNNNNNNNNNNNNNNNNNNNNNNNNNNNNNNNNNNNNNNNNNNNNNNNNNNNNNNNNNNNNNNNNNNNNNNNNNNNNNNNNNNNNNNNNNNNNNNNNNNNNNNNNNNNNNNNNNNNNNNNNNNNNNNNNNNNNNNNNNNNNNNNNNNNNNNNNNNNNNNNNNNNNNNNNNNNNNNNNNNNNNNNNNNNNNNNNNNNNNNNNNNNNNNNNNNNNNNNNNNNNNNNNNNNNNNNNNNNNNNNNNNNNNNNNNNNNNNNNNNNNNNNNNNNNNNNNNNNNNNNNNNNNNNNNNNNNNNNNNNNNNNNNNNNNNNNNNNNNNNNNNNNNNNNNNNNNNNNNNNNNNNNNNNNNNNNNNNNNNNNNNNNNNNNNNNNNNNNNNNNNNNNNNNNNNNNNNNNNNNNNNNNNNNNNNNNNNNNNNNNNNNNNNNNNNNNNNNNNNNNNNNNNNNNNNNNNNNNNNNNNNNNNNNNNNNNNNNNNNNNNNNNNNNNNNNNNNNNNNNNNNNNNNNNNNNNNNNNNNNNNNNNNNNNNNNNNNNNNNNNNNNNNNNNNNNNNNNNNNNNNNNNNNNNNNNNNNNNNNNNNNNNNNNNNNNNNNNNNNNNNNNNNNNNNNNNNNNNNNNNNNNNNNNNNNNNNNNNNNNNNNNNNNNNNNNNNNNNNNNNNNNNNNNNNNNNNNNNNNNNNNNNNNNNNNNNNNNNNNNNNNNNNNNNNNNNNNNNNNNNNNNNNNNNNNNNNNNNNNNNNNNNNNNNNNNNNNNNNNNNNNNNNNNNNNNNNNNNNNNNNNNNNNNNNNNNNNNNNNNNNNNNNNNNNNNNNNNNNNNNNNNNNNNNNNNNNNNNNNNNNNNNNNNNNNNNNNNNNNNNNNNNNNNNNNNNNNNNNNNNNNNNNNNNNNNNNNNNNNNNNNNNNNNNNNNNNNNNNNNNNNNNNNNNNNNNNNNNNNNNNNNNNNNNNNNNNNNNNNNNNNNNNNNNNNNNNNNNNNNNNNNNNNNNNNNNNNNNNNNNNNNNNNNNNNNNNNNNNNNNNNNNNNNNNNNNNNNNNNNNNNNNNNNNNNNNNNNNNNNNNNNNNNNNNNNNNNNNNNNNNNNNNNNNNNNNNNNNNNNNNNNNNNNNNNNNNNNNNNNNNNNNNNNNNNNNNNNNNNNNNNNNNNNNNNNNNNNNNNNNNNNNNNNNNNNNNNNNNNNNNNNNNNNNNNNNNNNNNNNNNNNNNNNNNNNNNNNNNNNNNNNNNNNNNNNNNNNNNNNNNNNNNNNNNNNNNNNNNNNNNNNNNNNNNNNNNNNNNNNNNNNNNNNNNNNNNNNNNNNNNNNNNNNNNNNNNNNNNNNNNNNNNNNNNNNNNNNNNNNNNNNNNNNNNNNNNNNNNNNNNNNNNNNNNNNNNNNNNNNNNNNNNNNNNNNNNNNNNNNNNNNNNNNNNNNNNNNNNNNNNNNNNNNNNNNNNNNNNNNNNNNNNNNNNNNNNNNNNNNNNNNNNNNNNNNNNNNNNNNNNNNNNNNNNNNNNNNNNNNNNNNNNNNNNNNNNNNNNNNNNNNNNNNNNNNNNNNNNNNNNNNNNNNNNNNNNNNNNNNNNNNNNNNNNNNNNNNNNNNNNNNNNNNNNNNNNNNNNNNNNNNNNNNNNNNNNNNNNNNNNNNNNNNNNNNNNNNNNNNNNNNNNNNNNNNNNNNNNNNNNNNNNNNNNNNNNNNNNNNNNNNNNNNNNNNNNNNNNNNNNNNNNNNNNNNNNNNNNNNNNNNNNNNNNNNNNNNNNNNNNNNNNNNNNNNNNNNNNNNNNNNNNNNNNNNNNNNNNNNNNNNNNNNNNNNNNNNNNNNNNNNNNNNNNNNNNNNNNNNNNNNNNNNNNNNNNNNNNNNNNNNNNNNNNNNNNNNNNNNNNNNNNNNNNNNNNNNNNNNNNNNNNNNNNNNNNNNNNNNNNNNNNNNNNNNNNNNNNNNNNNNNNNNNNNNNNNNNNNNNNNNNNNNNNNNNNNNNNNNNNNNNNNNNNNNNNNNNNNNNNNNNNNNNNNNNNNNNNNNNNNNNNNNNNNNNNNNNNNNNNNNNNNNNNNNNNNNNNNNNNNNNNNNNNNNNNNNNNNNNNNNNNNNNNNNNNNNNNNNNNNNNNNNNNNNNNNNNNNNNNNNNNNNNNNNNNNNNNNNNNNNNNNNNNNNNNNNNNNNNNNNNNNNNNNNNNNNNNNNNNNNNNNNNNNNNNNNNNNNNNNNNNNNNNNNNNNNNNNNNNNNNNNNNNNNNNNNNNNNNNNNNNNNNNNNNNNNNNNNNNNNNNNNNNNNNNNNNNNNNNNNNNNNNNNNNNNNNNNNNNNNNNNNNNNNNNNNNNNNNNNNNNNNNNNNNNNNNNNNNNNNNNNNNNNNNNNNNNNNNNNNNNNNNNNNNNNNNNNNNNNNNNNNNNNNNNNNNNNNNNNNNNNNNNNNNNNNNNNNNNNNNNNNNNNNNNNNNNNNNNNNNNNNNNNNNNNNNNNNNNNNNNNNNNNNNNNNNNNNNNNNNNNNNNNNNNNNNNNNNNNNNNNNNNNNNNNNNNNNNNNNNNNNNNNNNNNNNNNNNNNNNNNNNNNNNNNNNNNNNNNNNNNNNNNNNNNNNNNNNNNNNNNNNNNNNNNNNNNNNNNNNNNNNNNNNNNNNNNNNNNNNNNNNNNNNNNNNNNNNNNNNNNNNNNNNNNNNNNNNNNNNNNNNNNNNNNNNNNNNNNNNNNNNNNNNNNNNNNNNNNNNNNNNNNNNNNNNNNNNNNNNNNNNNNNNNNNNNNNNNNNNNNNNNNNNNNNNNNNNNNNNNNNNNNNNNNNNNNNNNNNNNNNNNNNNNNNNNNNNNNNNNNNNNNNNNNNNNNNNNNNNNNNNNNNNNNNNNNNNNNNNNNNNNNNNNNNNNNNNNNNNNNNNNNNNNNNNNNNNNNNNNNNNNNNNNNNNNNNNNNNNNNNNNNNNNNNNNNNNNNNNNNNNNNNNNNNNNNNNNNNNNNNNNNNNNNNNNNNNNNNNNNNNNNNNNNNNNNNNNNNNNNNNNNNNNNNNNNNNNNNNNNNNNNNNNNNNNNNNNNNNNNNNNNNNNNNNNNNNNNNNNNNNNNNNNNNNNNNNNNNNNNNNNNNNNNNNNNNNNNNNNNNNNNNNNNNNNNNNNNNNNNNNNNNNNNNNNNNNNNNNNNNNNNNNNNNNNNNNNNNNNNNNNNNNNNNNNNNNNNNNNNNNNNNNNNNNNNNNNNNNNNNNNNNNNNNNNNNNNNNNNNNNNNNNNNNNNNNNNNNNNNNNNNNNNNNNNNNNNNNNNNNNNNNNNNNNNNNNNNNNNNNNNNNNNNNNNNNNNNNNNNNNNNNNNNNNNNNNNNNNNNNNNNNNNNNNNNNNNNNNNNNNNNNNNNNNNNNNNNNNNNNNNNNNNNNNNNNNNNNNNNNNNNNNNNNNNNNNNNNNNNNNNNNNNNNNNNNNNNNNNNNNNNNNNNNNNNNNNNNNNNNNNNNNNNNNNNNNNNNNNNNNNNNNNNNNNNNNNNNNNNNNNNNNNNNNNNNNNNNNNNNNNNNNNNNNNNNNNNNNNNNNNNNNNNNNNNNNNNNNNNNNNNNNNNNNNNNNNNNNNNNNNNNNNNNNNNNNNNNNNNNNNNNNNNNNNNNNNNNNNNNNNNNNNNNNNNNNNNNNNNNNNNNNNNNNNNNNNNNNNNNNNNNNNNNNNNNNNNNNNNNNNNNNNNNNNNNNNNNNNNNNNNNNNNNNNNNNNNNNNNNNNNNNNNNNNNNNNNNNNNNNNNNNNNNNNNNNNNNNNNNNNNNNNNNNNNNNNNNNNNNNNNNNNNN
Proteins encoded in this window:
- the LOC106338493 gene encoding uncharacterized protein LOC106338493; translation: MATKFNGDPLPRFEMKPKPKAHDDDEATLRLKSKNVHVIWDWNNALLPSGYDMSTLFTKIQQRLQTLDPALTINTVVASGDLYMLDINEADAEARYQILDKDDRVKTFNVPSREVTCDACRKSFPRCNHEEDDEYTRVHAILAREMMILNFNHPPPCYLLLISGDKKFDTSLSFMASRGYKVLLSSPDGDTSLRQHSQEFWLWQKLILGEGPSTQESK